The Desulfurococcaceae archaeon DNA window TCGCTAAGAAGGAGGTTGAGCTGTTCGCTAAGAAGTTAAATGCTGCGTTCCTCGACGAGGTAACCCCCACTAAACTAGCCATGGCGCTAGATGAAGCCGGGAGAAAGCCCGTTCCAGTATACAGCAACGGGGCCACTAAGATAGCGGAGCATATTACGGGTAGGGGTGCAAGCTAATCAGGGGCTGGACCACTCCTCCGGACTGGTAGTGATTTCCTCTCCTCGACGAGGAGCCCCCTGGCATTTTCGTGAGCGTTCTAACGACGTACGCTTTTGCAACAACACTCCTCGCTGTACTGGTGTTCGCTTTGACACGTAGCATACTCGTGAGCTTTGCGCTCTACATCAGTGTTATTGGATGGTGGGGTTGGCTACTGTGGGTGCTCAGCGTGGCCTCAACCGTAGACCCGGTAGTAGCCGTAGCCCTATCTATCGCAATGCCTCTCTTCGAACTAATGCCTGCGACGTAGTCGGGTTAATACGAGCACCACTATGAGCACCGTTACTGCCGTTCCCATGGTGACTAGTACTTGTGGTTGCTTGTACCAGGGTTCCTCGTGTTCTAGGATGTTTAGTGTTATGGGGTACTCCTTCGTGATGTTTCCACTAGTTGCTACGAGTACTACCGTGTACGCCCCGGCTCGTGCCTCCTGGGAGACGGTGACGATTAGCGTAGTCGATGTTGACGGCACGACCAGCTCCGTGCCCAGAGCGTAGGAAACACCTTTAGGCGTGTTTAAGACCATTAGGGAGACTGCTTGAACGGGCTCCCCTTCACCTAGAACAACCACTCCTACTATAGCCGAGCCACCCCTGTACACCTGGATACTACTGGGCTCTACTTTCACGTTGAAATCGAACGGCTTCACTTCCCTGAAGTTCGCTCTCAGGCTTACTTGACCGCATACAAACAGCTCCGTTGGGTTACTATGCCTATCGTAGGTTGAGCACTCCGCGTATATATCTGTCCACTCCTCGAACACGTATCCCTGCCCCGGTATGGCCGTTAAGCGCATGTATGTTCCATCATCTACCCAGTACTCGCCTGGAGGAGGATTGGTGGTGCCGTTGCCTCTACCAACCCCTACATGAACCAAGTACTCGACGTGGTATGACCTGCTCAAAGTACCTGGGCCCGTGACCGTTAAATTAATGCAACCGGCATCGTGATTGGCGTACCTTCTATAGCCACTAGTAGAGTGGACGAACTCCTCGAAGCAGCACGCGTGCTGAGAGCCTTCATCCCACCAGAACGAGTATGGAAGCAGGTCTATATCTATGAAAGCGCCGTCGACGGAGAGGGGGGCTAGGGGAAACGCAATATCTGGTCCCAGCCCCTCGGCATTAAAGACCCACAAGTACTGTACCTTGTACTCCGCTAAAACAGTACCACTGCTTTCCGGGGCGTAGAGGGTGCCTCCCATACCCGTTGCGATACCGCTTGTCGATCGCCAGGCGTAGCGCTTGCCCTCGGTAATCGATGGAACGTGATCTACCCACTGATATGAATGCACCGAGCCGGGGCTCCAATTAAAGCTCACGGGCAGGTCCGCGACACGGTAGTCCACGCCATCAACCGTGAGAACGGTAGCATCCAGCGAAACGTCCTCCCCGATCCCGGTAATCGAGAAGGACACTGTGACCACTTCTCCTTGAGCCGTCGGCAACCCCCTGCTACCACACGTGTACACTAGTAGCGCAAGGAGTAGCAGAAGGTAGATGCTCAATGCGCTAGAGGTCCTGGAGGGCGCTCCTAGCAAGTAAAATTACCTCGTGTACAGCATTGAGTAAAGCCCTTAATATAGTTCTCAGCGACATCTACGTACCCAGAGAACCGAGCTTAAACACCTCTCGGTGAGTTAGTACAGCAATCAACCTCCTCACTACTCGGAGTCAGGCCAGTTAGAGCGGTCGTGGTCCTCGTCGGGCATACCCACATACCGGCTGAACATGAAGGTAAACAGCATCCAAGTGTTAAATCCCGGAAGCTGCGAACAACCGAGAGACCGGGGTCTAAGGGCGTCCTACGCGATACTGGACACGGAAAACAACGTGTACGAGCAGTACGGAGTTGAATACTATGTAGGCAAAGTACTACTGGAGCTACAATTGCTAAAACTACAATGAAATGTACTTTAAATGGCTTAAAGCTATATTCAAAACCGGTAAACCATTAGAAAGAATTGATTATGGCGTTAGGCGATCTAGACTAACAATGACAATGCGCCGGGGTACTGAAGCGTGCTTGTGACTTAATGCGACTGACCTTAGGCTGGTTTCCGGCATCAACTAGGCGCGGGAACCTTATTAAATGGAAAATTAATGATGGTAATCGCGGAAGGGCCGGGTCTAACAAGCATGGATAGAATAAAACTGAGCATTATCACCCAGAACTTTAACTCGTATAGCTATCTACCGTTATCAATGCTAAGCCTGTATAGCGCTTTCAAAACCCTAGCTGAACTCGGCAATATAGCTGAGGGAAGGGTGCTACTCATAGATAGCTCATCTACCGACGGATCGTACGAGAAACTGTGCCGGCTCGGATCAGAATTATCGAGGAAAACAGCCGTGGACTTCGAGTGTAGAAGGTTGAATAAAGACCTCGGCAACAGCTTTGCAATAACCTACGGTTTTCTCCTTGAAAAGAGGAGAGGCACTAATTACTTGTTAAACATGGACAACGACTTCATTATTCTCCACTCAAATGCAGTCAGGGAAATGGTAGACCTGGCCGAGGAATTCGACCTACTAAAGACTAAATACCATGCAATTACAACCATGTACATCATGGGGAATAGAGATAGATTCCTAAAACACTTAAACTCTAACGAGAAACAAGACCTCGATGAGGCCATGAACTTCGTGTACAGAGATGCGGAGAACTCCAACTTAATAATGCCTAATATAGGTTACGTGAATGTTCTTAATCGGCCTTTTCCGTTGCTTCCTGTAGTGTCTCGAAAGGATTTTAATAGCATAATCAACGAGAAGGGGTGTCCGCCAAAGGTGCTGATCTCCGCGTTTGTTCCAGCCACCTTCACCTTATACAATCCGAGCACTGCGCCCATACCTCCTTATTTCTACATCCTTGGAGATGACATCTCCTCAGGGCTAGAACACGCAAAAAGAGGCTACCTCAACGTTGTATTGACAAAGTTTGGAGGAATACACTACATTGCAACCTCACAAAAAGTAAATAGCGTAAGGCTTTACTTCGGCTTTAGGAATAGTGTTCTGTGTAATTCCTCTACTGGGCTCCGAGGGGTACTACACAAATTTACCTGGCTTGTTTACAGCATCCTCTACTCAACAGTAGGTGTTTTTAACCTCAGACACGTTATAAAACAAGGACTTGCATTTAGTGAGCTCTTAATGTCATCTTATTACTACAGTAATATGAAACTAAAACCATATATTGCTAAGTACGCAGTGCTTGGAGCTTTACACGGTACCATGAGCAGCCATCGCTTTAAGAGAAAAATTGAACGGTGGTTCAGTAAATTTGTCCTGAAGCACGGTGTTGACTATCTGGATTACACTAGACTTGACTATACCACGTGGAGTAATAGCTCATTCTCACTTAAGAACTTATTGCTATACCTAATAATGCCCGAAAAGGCGGTGAGGAAAGACGTTGGAGTGAACATCCTTAGTCGCAGGCTTAGAAGAAATTAGCGCCTTCTTCAGGAGACTAGTCGTTTAAGTAGCCCGGAATCCATGGTACAGATGTACTATCCTCATTCTTCCGTATTCACGGTGAAATTCGTATTTTTTTGTCCTATGAATAAGCGCGTGAATGTAGCCTACGATATTGTATAAGTACGCTTTCATGTCTTTACGCTGGTGCTCCCTCATCTTTCTCGTTACCTTAAGGTATATTCTCGTTAGAGGTAACAATAGCAGTAGAATTGGGGGCATCCCCCACTTGTAATACTCGATTCCATAGGCGTACTCTCTATCCTTTAATGTGATAATTGGAGGGACCTCGATACTACCTTTACCATTATAATCTAGCGGCCACGCCCCCCTTGAGATGGCGAGTGCAAATATAAACCTATCGTCACAGTAATTTACCGGGTACCTGTTCTTCATCAATACCTTGAAGAAGGCTGTAGAGATTAGCAGGGCCGAACCTATTCCCGATACCAATGGTTTCTGTGCTATGAGGTTATACAAGTAGTCCTTCGGGAGGACGACGTCGCCGTCTACCTTGAAAAGGTAGTGGTACTGATGAAGGCCGGTTTTCCTTTCAATGAACAGTAACGCCACGTTAAAAGAGTACCCGATTCTAATTGGTACGGGCCACGAGGATCTCGTGGAGACAACTATGTTCGGTATATCGAGACCGCGCTTCTTTAGGTCGATCGGCGATGCCGAAATAACGTATATGTCTTGCAAAACCCCAACCTGGTTTACTACGCTCTCAAGGCTTTCCCTGTTAAAGGTCGACTCGTCCTTGGTGAAGTATAACGTGAGTACTCTAATCACGAACACGCACCCGAGAACAC harbors:
- a CDS encoding glycosyltransferase family A protein, giving the protein MDRIKLSIITQNFNSYSYLPLSMLSLYSAFKTLAELGNIAEGRVLLIDSSSTDGSYEKLCRLGSELSRKTAVDFECRRLNKDLGNSFAITYGFLLEKRRGTNYLLNMDNDFIILHSNAVREMVDLAEEFDLLKTKYHAITTMYIMGNRDRFLKHLNSNEKQDLDEAMNFVYRDAENSNLIMPNIGYVNVLNRPFPLLPVVSRKDFNSIINEKGCPPKVLISAFVPATFTLYNPSTAPIPPYFYILGDDISSGLEHAKRGYLNVVLTKFGGIHYIATSQKVNSVRLYFGFRNSVLCNSSTGLRGVLHKFTWLVYSILYSTVGVFNLRHVIKQGLAFSELLMSSYYYSNMKLKPYIAKYAVLGALHGTMSSHRFKRKIERWFSKFVLKHGVDYLDYTRLDYTTWSNSSFSLKNLLLYLIMPEKAVRKDVGVNILSRRLRRN